One genomic window of Azospirillum thermophilum includes the following:
- a CDS encoding N-acyl-D-amino-acid deacylase family protein, giving the protein MGSSPILIRGARLIDGTGAPWFPGDLLVADGRIAAVGATLAADGAEPVEAAGRYLAPGFIDAHAHDDLIYLRQPGRPEKVAQGVTTVVVGNCSFGLYPQTTLSAPALREHFGNLLGTVAEEESFADFAAYRTALDGRGIAINLVSLVGHAALRLAVMGWQNRPATADEREAMALLLADQLRQGAHGLSLGLVYPPSAWADRDELVRLAGVVAEHGALLTAHVRSYEGGLIASVDEFLDLLKAGGASGLLSHLQAAGRPYWGSLPRAVERLEVARRGGVDVSFDMYPYPAGSSTILQLLPPSALAGGVDVLLARIAHEEGHALLRRAVEDGHAPGDPGWESKIRLIGWENVRIGGVAEAALRPLEGLSLAEIAEARREAPFDTLAWLVAADRGRTNIVMFQLDERDLALALGHPLHMLGSDGLPRETGKPHPRAFGSFPRYLARAVRGEDGLRLEEAVRHMTSMPAQRFGLSDRGLLRPGMAADLTLFTADVSDRATFQDPTLPPHGITDVLVAGRFVLRDGGHTGARPGRTLTRA; this is encoded by the coding sequence ATGGGTTCCTCCCCGATCCTGATCCGCGGCGCCCGGCTGATCGACGGCACCGGCGCCCCCTGGTTCCCCGGCGACCTGCTGGTGGCCGACGGCCGCATCGCCGCGGTCGGCGCGACGCTGGCGGCCGACGGCGCCGAGCCGGTGGAGGCCGCCGGCCGCTACCTCGCCCCCGGCTTCATCGACGCCCACGCCCACGACGACCTGATCTACCTGCGCCAGCCCGGCCGGCCGGAGAAGGTGGCCCAGGGCGTCACCACCGTGGTGGTCGGCAACTGCTCCTTCGGCCTCTACCCGCAGACCACGCTGAGCGCGCCCGCCCTGCGCGAGCATTTCGGCAACCTGCTGGGCACGGTGGCGGAGGAGGAGAGCTTCGCCGACTTCGCCGCCTACCGCACAGCACTCGACGGGCGCGGCATCGCCATCAACCTCGTCTCGCTGGTCGGCCACGCCGCCCTGCGCCTGGCGGTGATGGGCTGGCAGAACCGCCCCGCCACCGCCGACGAACGCGAGGCGATGGCCCTGCTGCTCGCCGACCAGCTCCGCCAGGGGGCGCACGGCCTGTCGCTCGGCCTCGTCTATCCGCCGAGCGCCTGGGCCGACCGCGACGAACTGGTCCGGCTGGCCGGGGTGGTGGCGGAGCATGGCGCCCTGCTGACCGCCCATGTCCGCTCCTACGAGGGCGGGCTGATCGCCTCGGTGGACGAGTTCCTCGACCTGCTGAAGGCCGGCGGGGCGAGCGGCCTGCTCTCCCACCTGCAGGCGGCCGGCCGGCCCTACTGGGGCAGCCTGCCCCGCGCGGTCGAGCGGCTGGAGGTCGCGCGGCGCGGCGGGGTGGACGTCAGCTTCGACATGTACCCCTACCCGGCCGGCTCCAGCACCATCCTGCAGCTCCTTCCCCCCTCGGCGCTGGCCGGCGGGGTCGACGTCCTGCTGGCGAGGATCGCGCACGAGGAGGGGCACGCCCTGCTGCGCCGCGCCGTCGAGGACGGACACGCCCCTGGCGATCCCGGCTGGGAATCCAAGATCCGGCTGATCGGCTGGGAGAATGTCCGCATCGGCGGCGTGGCGGAGGCGGCCCTGCGCCCGCTCGAAGGGCTGTCGCTGGCCGAGATCGCCGAGGCGCGGCGCGAGGCGCCCTTCGACACCCTCGCCTGGCTGGTCGCCGCCGACCGCGGCCGCACCAACATCGTGATGTTCCAGCTCGACGAGCGGGACCTCGCGCTGGCGCTCGGCCACCCGCTGCACATGCTGGGATCGGACGGGCTGCCGCGCGAGACCGGCAAGCCCCACCCCCGCGCCTTCGGCAGCTTCCCCCGCTATCTCGCCCGCGCCGTCCGCGGCGAGGACGGCCTGCGGCTGGAGGAGGCGGTGCGCCACATGACCTCCATGCCGGCCCAGCGCTTCGGCCTGTCCGACCGCGGGCTGCTGCGGCCGGGCATGGCCGCCGACCTCACCCTCTTCACCGCCGACGTGAGCGACCGCGCGACCTTCCAGGATCCGACGCTGCCGCCGCACGGCATCACCGACGTGCTCGTCGCCGGCCGCTTCGTGCTGCGCGACGGCGGGCATACCGGCGCGCGGCCCGGCCGCACGCTGACCCGCGCCTGA
- a CDS encoding helix-turn-helix domain-containing protein — translation MTAKEEDGPAAGTGGYREARPGAALAAHFRCGWTHSPPPDGDGRPVLVVPDGCVDLLWSGDRLLVAGPDETAAPAVLAPGTVVTGLRFRPGAARHWLGLPLSEITGQRVPLEDLWGARARTLAGRLPREADPVRRLAALQAEVARLAPSVAPPPPDAALLFATLGRRPSEHSLPALRARLETSERSLRRRCHDLFGYGPKTLDRILRFQRFLALARRPEARSLADLALAAGYADQAHLTREVRRLSGRPPSSLLPDMLG, via the coding sequence ATGACGGCGAAGGAGGAGGACGGCCCGGCCGCCGGTACCGGCGGCTACCGCGAGGCGCGGCCGGGCGCGGCGCTGGCCGCCCATTTCCGCTGCGGCTGGACGCACAGCCCGCCGCCGGACGGGGACGGCCGGCCGGTGCTCGTCGTGCCGGACGGCTGCGTCGACCTGCTGTGGTCGGGCGACCGGCTGCTCGTCGCCGGCCCCGACGAGACGGCGGCGCCGGCGGTCCTGGCGCCCGGCACCGTCGTCACCGGGCTGCGCTTCCGCCCCGGCGCCGCCCGCCACTGGCTCGGCCTGCCGCTGTCGGAGATCACCGGGCAGCGGGTCCCGCTGGAGGATCTCTGGGGGGCGCGGGCCCGGACGCTCGCCGGCCGCCTTCCCCGGGAGGCGGATCCGGTGCGGCGCCTCGCCGCCCTGCAGGCGGAGGTCGCCCGGCTCGCCCCCTCCGTCGCCCCGCCGCCGCCCGATGCGGCGCTCCTCTTCGCCACCCTCGGGCGCCGCCCCTCGGAGCACAGCCTGCCGGCGCTGCGCGCCCGCCTGGAAACCAGCGAGCGCAGCCTGCGGCGGCGCTGCCACGATCTGTTCGGCTACGGCCCGAAGACGCTGGACCGCATCCTGCGCTTCCAGCGGTTCCTGGCGCTCGCCCGGCGGCCGGAGGCCCGCTCGCTGGCGGATCTGGCGCTCGCCGCCGGCTATGCCGATCAGGCCCACCTGACGCGGGAGGTGCGGCGGCTGTCGGGGCGCCCGCCCTCGTCCCTGCTGCCGGACATGCTCGGCTGA
- a CDS encoding ABC transporter permease: MLVYIVRRLAGMMVVMLIVAAVVFIIARVVPGDPAAVMLGSSATPEDIAALRTRLGLDQPLLTQFLIYLSDIARLDLGESIFLNRPVAQALAERAELTGLLTLMSVSIAVLIGVPVGILSAAMRGRWIDQSALGLAMLAASIPSFWIGLTLIKYLAVDLPWFPVAGYGPPDAGLAERLRHLVLPAVALGIPNSALILRFTRTSMLDVLGDDYVRTARAKGLPPMVVILKHALRNALIPILTVIGLTAAVMIAGAIVTETVFGLPGVGNLIVSAVLRRDYPVIQGALLVVSGIYVLINLTVDLLYAVVDPRVRY; the protein is encoded by the coding sequence ATGCTCGTCTACATCGTGCGCCGGCTCGCCGGCATGATGGTGGTCATGCTGATCGTCGCGGCGGTGGTCTTCATCATCGCCCGCGTCGTGCCCGGCGACCCCGCCGCCGTCATGCTGGGCTCCTCCGCCACGCCGGAGGACATCGCCGCCCTCAGGACCCGGCTCGGGCTCGACCAGCCCCTGCTGACGCAGTTCCTCATCTACCTGTCGGACATCGCCCGCCTCGACCTCGGCGAGTCGATCTTCCTCAACCGGCCGGTCGCCCAGGCGCTGGCGGAACGGGCGGAGCTGACCGGCCTGCTGACCCTGATGTCCGTCTCGATCGCCGTGCTGATCGGCGTGCCGGTCGGCATCCTGTCGGCGGCGATGCGCGGGCGCTGGATCGACCAGTCGGCGCTCGGCCTCGCCATGCTGGCGGCCAGCATCCCCAGCTTCTGGATCGGGCTGACGCTCATCAAGTATCTGGCGGTCGACCTGCCCTGGTTCCCCGTCGCCGGCTACGGCCCGCCCGACGCCGGGCTGGCGGAGCGGCTGCGCCACCTCGTGCTGCCGGCGGTGGCGCTGGGCATCCCCAACTCGGCCCTCATCCTGCGCTTCACCCGCACCTCGATGCTCGACGTGCTGGGCGACGACTATGTGCGCACCGCCCGGGCCAAGGGGCTGCCGCCGATGGTGGTGATCCTGAAGCACGCGCTGCGCAACGCGCTGATCCCGATCCTCACCGTCATCGGCCTGACCGCGGCGGTGATGATCGCCGGCGCCATCGTGACGGAGACGGTGTTCGGCCTGCCCGGCGTCGGCAACCTGATCGTCTCGGCCGTGCTGCGCCGCGACTACCCGGTCATCCAGGGCGCGCTGCTCGTGGTGTCCGGCATCTATGTCCTCATCAACCTGACGGTCGACCTGCTCTATGCGGTGGTCGATCCGCGGGTCCGCTACTGA
- a CDS encoding IclR family transcriptional regulator: MKTGPDADRTEAGPAGADAAGTAKPGGRARGIDRVIALMEHLHRRRSPTRIADIARETGTPRSTVYELVNTLVEARWLELRDGDGTVYFGPAMHYYGSDYLDSVDLIRKARIEVAHLAETVGETAQFCTLEGDKYLVVLNEPGRRMFRISSEIGIKVPIPWTASGRLLVDHMSAQEILDFIPSGDFTLPDGRRIGGEEFLRDIERARAEGHVRTTGLVDRFTTCLAAPVRDGAGRCIATICFVIPADTGEAEQQAMIATLKESAEKLSVPR, encoded by the coding sequence ATGAAGACCGGACCGGATGCGGACAGGACCGAGGCCGGTCCGGCGGGCGCCGACGCGGCGGGGACCGCGAAGCCCGGCGGACGGGCGCGCGGGATCGACCGCGTGATCGCGCTGATGGAGCATCTGCACCGCCGCCGCAGCCCGACGCGCATCGCCGACATCGCGCGGGAGACGGGGACGCCGCGCTCCACGGTCTATGAACTGGTCAACACGCTGGTGGAGGCCCGCTGGCTGGAGCTGCGCGACGGCGACGGCACGGTCTATTTCGGGCCGGCCATGCATTATTACGGCAGCGACTATCTCGACAGCGTCGACCTGATCCGCAAGGCGCGCATCGAGGTCGCCCATCTCGCCGAGACGGTGGGGGAGACGGCGCAGTTCTGCACGCTGGAGGGCGACAAGTACCTCGTCGTGCTGAACGAGCCGGGGCGGCGCATGTTCCGCATCAGCTCCGAGATCGGAATCAAGGTGCCGATCCCCTGGACCGCGTCGGGCCGGCTGCTGGTCGACCATATGAGCGCGCAGGAGATCCTGGACTTCATCCCGTCCGGCGACTTCACCCTGCCCGACGGCCGCCGCATCGGCGGCGAGGAGTTCCTGCGCGACATCGAGCGGGCGCGGGCGGAGGGCCATGTGCGGACGACCGGGCTGGTCGACCGCTTCACCACCTGCCTCGCGGCACCGGTGCGCGACGGCGCCGGCCGCTGCATCGCGACCATCTGCTTCGTCATTCCCGCCGATACCGGCGAGGCGGAGCAGCAGGCGATGATCGCGACGCTGAAGGAGAGCGCGGAGAAGCTGTCGGTGCCGCGCTGA
- a CDS encoding ABC transporter permease, translating into MASLPAGHGTAPALPAAGPARRSRSPFALLLRRLFRRRLVLVAMVVLGAILAVAAAAPWAAPYDPMKMDILGRLKPPSAAHWFGTDEFGRDVLSRVMQGAQISLLVGILVVIVATALGTLLGLAAGYVRALDGVLMRLTDALMAFPDILLAIAFMAALGPSLYNVVLALGIVYTPRVARVVRAAALVLREMPYVEAATALGATTPRIVFLHILPNLLSPVVVQATFIFAYAILTEAALSFLGVGVPPTTPTWGNMIAGAQQYFQQADWLVMFPGIAIVLTVLSLQVVGDGLRDALDPRLQKVT; encoded by the coding sequence ATGGCAAGCCTTCCCGCCGGCCACGGCACCGCACCCGCCCTTCCCGCCGCCGGCCCGGCCCGGCGCAGCCGGTCGCCCTTCGCCCTGCTGCTGCGCCGCCTCTTCCGCCGCCGGCTGGTGCTGGTCGCCATGGTGGTGCTCGGCGCCATCCTCGCGGTGGCCGCCGCCGCCCCCTGGGCCGCCCCCTACGACCCGATGAAGATGGACATCCTCGGCCGGCTGAAGCCGCCCTCCGCGGCCCACTGGTTCGGCACCGACGAGTTCGGCCGCGACGTGCTGTCCCGCGTGATGCAGGGCGCGCAGATCTCGCTGCTGGTCGGCATCCTGGTGGTGATCGTCGCGACGGCGCTCGGCACGCTGCTCGGCCTGGCGGCCGGCTATGTCCGGGCGCTCGACGGGGTGCTGATGCGGCTGACCGACGCGCTGATGGCGTTTCCCGACATCCTGCTGGCCATCGCCTTCATGGCGGCGCTGGGGCCGTCGCTCTACAACGTCGTGCTGGCGCTCGGTATCGTCTACACGCCGCGCGTCGCCCGCGTGGTGCGCGCCGCCGCCCTGGTCCTGCGCGAGATGCCCTATGTCGAGGCGGCGACGGCGCTCGGCGCCACCACGCCGCGCATCGTCTTCCTGCACATCCTGCCGAACCTGCTGTCGCCCGTCGTGGTGCAGGCGACCTTCATCTTCGCCTACGCCATCCTGACCGAGGCGGCGCTGTCCTTCCTCGGCGTCGGGGTGCCGCCGACCACCCCGACCTGGGGCAACATGATCGCCGGCGCCCAGCAGTATTTCCAGCAGGCCGACTGGCTGGTGATGTTCCCCGGCATCGCCATCGTGCTGACCGTGCTCTCCCTCCAGGTGGTGGGCGACGGGCTGCGCGACGCGCTGGACCCCCGGCTGCAGAAGGTGACCTGA
- a CDS encoding SDR family oxidoreductase, producing the protein MTVLTGKVAIVTGASSGIGRAAALLFARQGARLVLAARRAAELEVLASEIASAGGEAVPLAGDVRDDGYARALVETAVGRFGGLDVAVNNAGMTGTLAEVAALPPDAWRETIDANLTSAFLCARHQVPALEARGGGSLIFTSSFVGYTVGLPGMAAYAAAKAGVVGLTKVLAAELGAKGIRVNAILPGGTDTPMGREVIDTPETRRFVEGLHALKRLAEPEEIARSILHLASDASSFMTGTAMLVDGGVSVTRS; encoded by the coding sequence ATGACCGTCCTCACCGGCAAGGTCGCCATCGTCACCGGCGCCAGCTCCGGCATCGGCCGCGCCGCCGCCCTCCTCTTCGCCCGCCAGGGCGCCCGCCTCGTCCTCGCCGCCCGCCGCGCCGCGGAGCTGGAGGTGCTGGCCTCGGAAATCGCGTCGGCCGGGGGCGAGGCGGTGCCGCTGGCCGGCGACGTGCGCGACGACGGCTATGCCCGGGCGCTGGTGGAGACCGCCGTCGGCCGCTTCGGCGGGCTCGACGTCGCCGTCAATAATGCCGGGATGACCGGCACGCTGGCCGAGGTGGCGGCCCTGCCGCCGGATGCCTGGCGGGAGACCATCGACGCCAACCTGACCAGCGCCTTCCTCTGCGCCCGCCATCAGGTGCCGGCGCTGGAGGCACGGGGCGGCGGCTCGCTGATCTTCACCTCCTCCTTCGTCGGCTACACGGTGGGGCTGCCCGGCATGGCCGCCTATGCCGCGGCCAAGGCCGGGGTCGTCGGGCTGACCAAGGTGCTGGCGGCGGAGCTGGGGGCGAAGGGCATCCGCGTCAACGCCATCCTGCCCGGCGGTACCGACACGCCGATGGGCCGCGAGGTGATCGACACGCCGGAAACCCGCCGCTTCGTCGAAGGGCTGCACGCCCTGAAGCGGCTGGCCGAGCCGGAGGAGATCGCCCGCTCCATCCTCCACCTCGCCTCCGACGCCTCCAGCTTCATGACCGGCACGGCCATGCTGGTGGACGGCGGCGTCTCCGTCACGCGGAGCTGA
- a CDS encoding OsmC family protein: protein MAKEHRYEATVTWTGNQGTGTSGYKAYGRDHEITAPGKPPIPGSSDPAFRGDPARYNPEDMLVASLSACHMLWYLHLCSRDGIRVTAYDDRATGVMAEDAGGSGGGRFTSVTLSPQVTIAAGDPDHARALHAEAHRLCFIANSVNFPVEVRPRITLAG from the coding sequence ATGGCGAAGGAGCACCGTTACGAGGCGACCGTCACCTGGACGGGCAACCAGGGCACCGGCACGTCGGGCTACAAGGCCTACGGCCGCGACCACGAGATCACCGCGCCGGGCAAGCCGCCGATCCCCGGCTCCTCGGACCCCGCCTTCCGCGGCGATCCCGCCCGCTACAATCCGGAGGACATGCTGGTCGCCTCGCTGTCGGCCTGCCACATGCTGTGGTACCTGCACCTGTGCTCGCGCGACGGCATCCGGGTCACCGCCTATGACGACCGCGCCACCGGCGTGATGGCGGAGGACGCCGGCGGAAGCGGCGGCGGCCGCTTCACCTCGGTGACGCTCTCTCCCCAGGTCACCATCGCGGCCGGCGATCCCGACCACGCCCGCGCCCTGCACGCGGAGGCGCACCGGCTCTGCTTCATCGCCAACTCGGTGAATTTCCCGGTGGAGGTCCGGCCGCGGATCACCCTTGCCGGCTGA
- the ada gene encoding bifunctional DNA-binding transcriptional regulator/O6-methylguanine-DNA methyltransferase Ada — protein sequence MQNAITQTAMPEEEMWQAVVNRDAGADGRFVYAVRTTGVYCRPSCAARLARRENVRFHPTCAAAAAAGFRPCKRCRPDGPSPAERQAAAVARACRLIEEAEELPDLDGLAAAAGLSRFHFHRIFRQVTGVTPKAYAAGRRGDRIRDGLPRSATVTEAIYDAGFNSNGRFYAASAKLLGMRPTDFRAGGTGASIRFAVGECWLGALLVAATEQGLCAILMGDDPDALVRDLQDRFPRAELIGGDTAFERWMATVVGFIEEPRRGLDLPLDLRGTAFQQRVWRALSEIPPGSTASYVEIAGKIGAPQAVRAVARACSENPVAVAIPCHRVVRRDGGLSGYRWGVERKKALLEREAGA from the coding sequence ATGCAGAACGCGATCACGCAGACCGCGATGCCGGAGGAGGAGATGTGGCAGGCGGTGGTCAACCGCGATGCCGGGGCCGACGGGCGGTTCGTCTATGCGGTGCGCACCACCGGGGTCTATTGCCGGCCGTCCTGCGCCGCCCGGCTGGCGCGGCGGGAGAATGTGCGGTTCCACCCGACCTGCGCGGCGGCGGCGGCGGCGGGCTTCCGCCCCTGCAAGCGCTGCCGGCCGGACGGGCCGTCGCCGGCCGAACGGCAGGCCGCCGCGGTCGCCCGCGCCTGCCGCCTGATCGAGGAGGCGGAGGAGCTGCCCGACCTCGACGGGCTCGCGGCGGCGGCCGGGCTCAGCCGCTTCCATTTCCACCGGATCTTCCGGCAGGTCACCGGCGTGACGCCCAAGGCCTATGCCGCCGGCCGCCGCGGCGACCGCATCCGCGACGGGCTGCCGCGCAGCGCCACGGTGACGGAGGCGATCTATGACGCGGGCTTCAACTCCAACGGCCGCTTCTACGCCGCCTCGGCGAAGCTGCTGGGGATGCGGCCGACCGACTTCCGCGCCGGCGGGACCGGAGCGTCGATCCGCTTCGCGGTCGGGGAGTGCTGGCTGGGCGCCCTGCTGGTCGCGGCGACGGAGCAGGGGCTGTGCGCCATCCTGATGGGCGACGATCCCGACGCGCTGGTGCGCGACCTGCAGGACCGCTTTCCCAGGGCCGAGCTGATCGGCGGCGATACGGCGTTCGAGCGCTGGATGGCGACGGTGGTCGGCTTCATCGAGGAGCCGCGCCGCGGGCTCGACCTGCCGCTCGACCTGCGGGGGACCGCCTTCCAGCAGCGGGTGTGGCGGGCGCTGTCGGAGATCCCGCCGGGTTCCACCGCCAGCTATGTCGAGATCGCCGGGAAGATCGGCGCGCCGCAGGCGGTGCGCGCGGTGGCGCGGGCCTGTTCCGAGAATCCGGTGGCGGTGGCCATCCCCTGCCACCGGGTGGTGCGCCGCGACGGCGGGCTGTCCGGCTATCGCTGGGGTGTCGAGCGCAAGAAGGCGTTGCTGGAGCGGGAGGCGGGGGCATGA
- a CDS encoding branched-chain amino acid ABC transporter substrate-binding protein: MVRSAVPFVSAVALLAGIGTAHADIVIGLGTATTGPVAALGEQTVYGAKQAIEDINAKGGVLGQKLVLRVGDDACDPRQAVAVANQFVREKVAAVVGHLCSGATIPASEVYQEEGVVMITPTATNPLLTAKGYPNIFRVCGRDDQQGVVAGEYLLQNFKGKTIAVVDDKQAYGKGLADVVAQTLEKGGMKVAYRGSVTAGEKDFSSLVTSLKDKGVNAVYYGGYHPELGLMVRQAQEQGLKAQFIAGDGLNNSEFWSITGPAGEGTLYTDSPSAANDPKAKQLIESFKKAGLPEPGNFAFYAYSAVQVAAEGLKKAGAVDNKKLADALHSGSFDTVVGQIEFDKKGDVVKPAYVMYVWKDGKNVELATK, translated from the coding sequence ATGGTCCGTAGTGCGGTCCCCTTCGTCAGCGCCGTTGCGCTGCTGGCCGGCATCGGCACGGCGCACGCCGACATCGTGATCGGCCTCGGCACCGCGACCACCGGCCCGGTGGCGGCGCTGGGCGAGCAGACGGTGTACGGCGCCAAGCAGGCGATCGAAGACATCAACGCCAAGGGCGGCGTGCTCGGCCAGAAGCTCGTCCTGCGCGTCGGCGACGACGCCTGCGACCCGCGCCAGGCGGTGGCCGTGGCCAACCAGTTCGTGCGCGAGAAGGTGGCGGCTGTGGTCGGCCATCTCTGCTCCGGCGCGACGATCCCGGCTTCGGAGGTGTACCAGGAGGAGGGCGTGGTGATGATCACCCCGACCGCCACCAACCCGCTGCTGACCGCCAAGGGCTATCCGAACATCTTCCGCGTCTGCGGCCGTGACGACCAGCAGGGCGTCGTGGCGGGCGAGTATCTGCTGCAGAACTTCAAGGGCAAGACCATCGCCGTGGTCGACGACAAGCAGGCCTACGGCAAGGGCCTCGCCGACGTCGTCGCCCAGACGCTGGAGAAGGGCGGCATGAAGGTCGCCTACCGCGGGTCGGTCACCGCGGGCGAGAAGGACTTCTCCTCGCTGGTCACCAGCCTGAAGGACAAGGGCGTCAACGCCGTCTATTACGGCGGCTACCATCCGGAGCTGGGCCTGATGGTCCGCCAGGCGCAGGAGCAGGGGCTGAAGGCCCAGTTCATCGCCGGCGACGGCCTGAACAACTCCGAGTTCTGGTCGATCACCGGCCCGGCCGGCGAAGGCACGCTCTATACCGACAGCCCGTCCGCGGCCAACGATCCGAAGGCCAAGCAGCTGATCGAGAGCTTCAAGAAGGCCGGCCTGCCCGAGCCGGGCAACTTCGCCTTCTACGCCTATTCCGCCGTCCAGGTCGCCGCCGAGGGCCTGAAGAAGGCCGGCGCGGTCGACAACAAGAAGCTGGCCGACGCGCTGCATTCCGGCAGCTTCGACACCGTCGTCGGGCAGATCGAGTTCGACAAGAAGGGCGACGTCGTGAAGCCGGCCTACGTCATGTATGTCTGGAAGGACGGCAAGAACGTCGAGCTTGCCACGAAGTAA
- a CDS encoding VOC family protein produces MTDPAHSPADDGRAANDRRIDYIEFTVRDIARAKAFYGAVFGWSFTDYGPAYCEFGDGRLTGGFAQGEPATPAGGPLVILYATSLEETRQRLEQAGGRIARPIFAFPGGRRFHFLDPDGYELAVWSDR; encoded by the coding sequence ATGACCGACCCCGCCCACTCCCCCGCAGACGACGGCCGCGCGGCGAACGACCGCCGCATCGACTACATCGAGTTCACCGTCCGCGACATCGCCCGCGCCAAGGCCTTCTACGGCGCCGTCTTCGGCTGGAGCTTCACCGACTACGGTCCCGCCTACTGCGAGTTCGGCGACGGCCGCCTGACCGGCGGCTTCGCCCAGGGCGAGCCGGCGACCCCGGCGGGCGGCCCGCTGGTCATCCTCTATGCGACGTCCCTGGAGGAGACCCGGCAGCGGCTGGAGCAGGCCGGCGGCCGGATCGCCCGGCCGATCTTCGCCTTCCCCGGCGGACGGCGCTTCCACTTCCTCGACCCGGACGGCTACGAGCTGGCGGTCTGGTCGGACCGTTAG
- a CDS encoding ABC transporter substrate-binding protein has translation MTPFSRRLFVAALGAAVSTIALSTAGGPALAQQPGSVVTIATIGEPPTLDPVGTTSDLVSIITQHVFETLFTFDKDWKLTPLVAAALPQVSADGKTYTIPLRSGVTFHDGSTMTADDVAASLDHWLKASPRGKTAAPLVEGVAARDASTVVITLKEPFAPLTALLAMNNGAAAIVPKSVIDGANPLKSLVGTGPYKLLEHKPDQYIRLVKHDGYASPAGPASGYGGARSARIGELRFVPVPNAATRVAGVLSGQYQFADSLPAEMQGRFKGSATVKPIVVKPFGFPLMIMNTRTGVAANPQIRQAVLAALGPSDMLLAGFGDPAFFAAEGSIYSPGTPYYDEASAKPYKDNNPRKATELRKAAGYKGEPIRIMTSTQYDFLYKMSLVAQAQLQAAGFTVDLQVLDWATLLQRRSDDKAWDAFFTYHTFVPEPSLITVMNPAYPGWWDTPAKREALAAFNRETDADARRKKWVEIQTLFYSEVPSIKVGDFYNLAAASTRLANYTPTPWPFFWNVDLTQ, from the coding sequence GTGACACCGTTCTCGCGCCGTCTGTTCGTCGCCGCCTTGGGCGCGGCCGTCTCCACCATCGCCCTCTCCACCGCGGGCGGTCCCGCCCTGGCCCAGCAGCCGGGCTCCGTCGTCACCATCGCGACGATCGGGGAGCCGCCGACCCTCGACCCGGTCGGGACCACCTCCGACCTCGTCAGCATCATCACCCAGCATGTGTTCGAGACGCTCTTCACCTTCGACAAGGACTGGAAGCTGACCCCGCTGGTCGCCGCGGCCCTGCCGCAGGTGTCGGCCGACGGGAAGACCTACACGATCCCGCTGCGCAGCGGCGTCACCTTCCATGACGGCTCGACGATGACGGCCGACGACGTCGCCGCCTCGCTCGACCACTGGCTGAAGGCCTCGCCGCGCGGCAAGACCGCCGCCCCGCTGGTGGAGGGGGTCGCCGCCCGCGACGCCTCGACCGTCGTCATCACGCTGAAGGAGCCCTTCGCCCCGCTGACCGCCCTGCTGGCGATGAACAACGGGGCCGCCGCCATCGTGCCGAAGTCGGTGATCGACGGCGCCAACCCGCTGAAGTCCCTGGTCGGCACCGGCCCCTACAAGCTGCTGGAGCACAAGCCGGACCAGTACATCCGCCTCGTGAAGCACGACGGCTACGCCTCGCCGGCCGGCCCGGCCAGCGGTTATGGCGGGGCGCGCAGCGCCAGGATCGGCGAGCTGCGCTTCGTCCCGGTGCCCAACGCCGCGACCCGCGTGGCCGGCGTGCTGTCCGGCCAGTACCAGTTCGCCGACAGCCTGCCGGCGGAGATGCAGGGCCGCTTCAAGGGCTCGGCCACCGTCAAGCCGATCGTCGTGAAGCCCTTCGGCTTCCCGCTGATGATCATGAACACCAGGACGGGCGTCGCCGCCAACCCGCAGATCCGCCAGGCGGTCCTCGCCGCGCTCGGCCCGTCGGACATGCTGCTGGCCGGCTTCGGCGACCCCGCCTTCTTCGCGGCGGAAGGCTCGATCTACAGCCCCGGCACGCCCTACTACGACGAGGCGAGCGCCAAGCCCTACAAGGACAACAACCCGCGCAAGGCGACGGAGCTGCGCAAGGCCGCCGGCTACAAGGGCGAGCCGATCCGCATCATGACCTCCACCCAGTACGACTTCCTCTACAAGATGAGCCTGGTGGCGCAGGCCCAGCTCCAGGCGGCCGGCTTCACGGTCGACCTGCAGGTGCTGGACTGGGCGACCCTGCTGCAGCGCCGCAGCGACGACAAGGCGTGGGACGCCTTCTTCACCTACCACACCTTCGTGCCCGAGCCGTCGCTGATCACCGTGATGAACCCGGCCTATCCCGGCTGGTGGGACACCCCGGCCAAGCGCGAGGCGCTGGCCGCCTTCAACCGCGAGACCGACGCCGACGCGCGCCGGAAGAAGTGGGTGGAGATCCAGACCCTGTTCTACAGCGAGGTGCCGAGCATCAAGGTCGGCGACTTCTACAACCTCGCCGCCGCCAGCACCAGGCTGGCGAACTACACGCCCACGCCCTGGCCGTTCTTCTGGAACGTCGACCTGACCCAGTAA